In Spirochaetota bacterium, the following are encoded in one genomic region:
- a CDS encoding FecR domain-containing protein — translation MKQLCSLMTVLTVCFAIACTKEAKQDILKIHSFFGEVRIQTNDKIAVPEVGQILSVNDVIITGKESVVDVVYRNAGIIRIHENTKVTIQSLLNNNADDVTLNIDSGKTFATLGKLKKGDSFALKSKTVIAAVRGTSFRMVADDKGAQVNVIAGKVMVKPVSNETVVEDVEVIVEENQTVALDTKTVETIVQKIEEKKSETYEKDEQQKIIEELKEKIKPVETPKEALKEIKKEVKDIPVVAVAHEEVKQEISRVVEDDSETRKQQEEKLLKDKEEKEKAEKALKLRMEKEKREKLLAEKMEKERLEKEKLAKEQAEREKAAKEQKIKEDRVKNIPTL, via the coding sequence ATGAAACAATTATGTTCATTGATGACAGTGCTAACAGTTTGCTTTGCCATTGCATGTACCAAAGAGGCAAAACAGGATATATTAAAAATCCATTCTTTTTTTGGAGAAGTGAGAATTCAAACTAATGATAAAATAGCTGTGCCTGAGGTTGGTCAGATTTTGTCAGTCAATGATGTGATTATAACCGGAAAAGAATCTGTAGTTGATGTGGTTTACCGCAATGCCGGGATTATCCGCATACATGAAAATACAAAGGTAACTATACAATCGCTTTTAAACAACAATGCTGATGATGTTACATTAAACATTGATAGCGGCAAAACATTTGCTACATTGGGAAAACTGAAAAAAGGCGACAGTTTTGCTTTAAAGTCAAAGACAGTTATTGCAGCTGTAAGAGGCACTTCATTTAGAATGGTTGCTGATGATAAGGGTGCGCAGGTCAACGTTATAGCTGGCAAAGTAATGGTGAAACCGGTGAGCAATGAAACGGTGGTAGAAGATGTTGAAGTGATAGTTGAGGAAAACCAAACAGTTGCTCTTGATACTAAAACAGTTGAAACCATAGTGCAGAAGATAGAGGAAAAGAAATCTGAAACTTATGAAAAAGATGAACAGCAGAAAATTATTGAAGAATTAAAGGAAAAAATTAAACCAGTAGAAACTCCAAAAGAAGCACTAAAAGAGATAAAGAAAGAAGTAAAAGATATTCCAGTAGTTGCAGTAGCACATGAAGAAGTAAAACAGGAAATTAGCAGAGTTGTGGAAGATGACAGTGAAACAAGAAAGCAGCAAGAAGAAAAATTATTAAAAGATAAAGAAGAAAAGGAAAAAGCTGAAAAAGCATTGAAATTGAGGATGGAAAAGGAAAAACGTGAAAAGCTATTAGCTGAAAAGATGGAAAAGGAACGTTTGGAAAAAGAAAAACTTGCAAAAGAACAAGCAGAGCGTGAAAAGGCAGCTAAAGAACAGAAGATAAAAGAAGATAGGGTAAAGAATATACCAACGCTGTAA
- a CDS encoding ATP-dependent 6-phosphofructokinase, whose product MNEHISLDDTTIDSLGNCTIDSPLKISKFIDDSQRIAVDIEEHLLQKSFNETGTIASFENAGPRKKIFFNPETTKAAVVTCGGLCPGINNVIQGIVRMLNFQYGVKTIYGVRYGFEGLVKRYGHSFIELTPAFVHDLHEKGGTVLGSSRGQQDEKEIVATLVEHGINILFIIGGDGSLRGAYDIYQEVKRQKLPIAIVGIPKTIDNDIWFVDKTFGFSTAVSTAAQAIYAAHAEAIGAKNGIGIVRVMGRDAGYIAAFVTLASNEVNYCLVPEVHFDLEGPHGFLPHLEKRLYAANHAVIVVAEGAGQQYFTGPKETDASGNIKYGDIGLLLKDAISNYCAKRNIPVTIKYIDTSYLVRSVPASSDDAVYCIMLAQNAVHGAMAGKTGFVVGSWHSYFTYIPLALVTRKRKRIDPNGYLWSMVKQSTCQPDFFAS is encoded by the coding sequence ATGAATGAACACATTTCACTTGATGACACTACAATAGACTCATTGGGCAATTGTACTATTGATTCGCCCTTAAAAATATCAAAGTTTATCGATGATTCCCAGCGTATTGCTGTAGACATCGAAGAACACCTATTACAGAAATCTTTCAATGAAACAGGAACTATCGCCTCATTTGAAAATGCAGGGCCACGTAAAAAAATTTTTTTTAATCCTGAAACAACAAAAGCTGCAGTAGTAACCTGCGGGGGACTATGTCCTGGTATAAACAATGTTATCCAGGGTATTGTTCGAATGCTTAACTTCCAGTATGGTGTAAAGACAATTTATGGTGTACGCTATGGATTTGAAGGCCTGGTGAAACGCTATGGGCATTCATTCATAGAACTTACTCCAGCTTTTGTCCATGACCTGCACGAAAAGGGCGGCACAGTACTTGGTTCATCGCGTGGACAGCAGGATGAAAAGGAAATAGTTGCTACACTAGTTGAACATGGCATCAATATACTATTCATCATTGGTGGTGATGGTTCACTGCGCGGTGCGTACGACATCTATCAGGAAGTAAAACGACAAAAGCTTCCTATTGCCATAGTTGGAATACCAAAAACTATCGACAATGATATATGGTTTGTGGATAAAACCTTTGGATTTTCCACAGCTGTGTCCACTGCTGCACAGGCCATCTATGCTGCCCATGCTGAAGCTATTGGGGCAAAAAACGGCATTGGCATAGTGCGCGTTATGGGACGTGATGCTGGCTACATTGCTGCCTTTGTCACGCTTGCCTCAAATGAGGTCAATTATTGTCTTGTCCCCGAAGTTCACTTTGATCTGGAAGGGCCTCATGGCTTTTTACCACATTTAGAAAAACGTCTGTATGCTGCCAACCATGCAGTGATTGTTGTAGCAGAAGGTGCAGGACAACAATATTTTACCGGCCCAAAAGAAACCGATGCTTCGGGCAACATTAAATACGGCGACATAGGGCTCCTTTTAAAAGATGCAATCAGCAATTATTGTGCAAAACGCAATATCCCCGTAACCATCAAATATATTGACACAAGCTATCTGGTGCGCAGCGTGCCGGCATCAAGCGACGATGCAGTGTATTGCATTATGCTTGCACAAAATGCGGTTCATGGAGCAATGGCAGGCAAAACCGGTTTTGTGGTGGGTTCATGGCATTCCTATTTCACCTACATTCCGCTGGCACTGGTCACCAGGAAACGAAAACGCATTGACCCCAATGGATATCTGTGGTCAATGGTAAAACAGAGCACCTGCCAGCCCGATTTCTTTGCGTCGTAG
- a CDS encoding ATP-binding cassette domain-containing protein: MKLHGVYATTYTMELLRLQNVSLWRNSVTILNDINISVNYGEQWAILGPNGSGKSFLMNIIATLIFPSQGKVIIAGKELGTVNVWELRTHIGIVSDYLQYSYPPKTKVVEVVASGFYSSLGLYQELSPAIQRKAENILHTLGLLHYADTPFGKLSYGEQKKVLIGRALVYDPDILILDEPCNGLDIRSREEFLHTLSKLVQMHKTILYVTHHIDEIMPWVNRVLLLAQGQCVYAGDRQVLNNEELLSRVMGYHIGVFHHNSRMYWYVK; the protein is encoded by the coding sequence TTGAAGCTCCATGGTGTATATGCTACTACATATACTATGGAGCTTTTGCGTTTACAAAATGTATCCCTGTGGCGAAATTCTGTTACAATTCTTAACGACATTAACATATCTGTCAATTATGGCGAGCAGTGGGCAATTCTTGGACCCAATGGATCGGGGAAATCATTTTTAATGAATATAATTGCCACGCTAATTTTTCCGTCCCAAGGCAAGGTTATCATTGCTGGGAAAGAATTAGGCACAGTCAATGTATGGGAATTGCGCACTCACATTGGTATTGTAAGCGACTACCTGCAATATTCCTATCCACCAAAGACTAAGGTTGTTGAGGTTGTAGCTTCTGGCTTTTACAGCAGTTTGGGGTTATATCAGGAGCTATCGCCTGCTATACAAAGAAAAGCTGAAAACATTTTACATACCTTGGGATTATTGCACTATGCTGATACGCCTTTTGGCAAGCTTTCGTATGGCGAGCAAAAAAAAGTGCTTATTGGCAGAGCATTGGTGTATGATCCTGATATTTTAATTTTGGATGAGCCATGCAACGGGCTTGATATACGCTCACGCGAGGAGTTTTTGCATACGTTGTCAAAACTGGTACAAATGCATAAAACCATTCTGTATGTAACACATCATATAGATGAAATCATGCCATGGGTTAACAGAGTGCTGTTGCTTGCACAGGGGCAGTGTGTGTATGCTGGGGATCGCCAGGTGCTTAATAATGAAGAGCTTTTGAGCAGAGTAATGGGATACCACATTGGAGTATTTCATCATAATAGCAGGATGT
- a CDS encoding sensor domain-containing diguanylate cyclase: protein MTTNDMDQLYKVKQLYANVGKLIVSSLELEHILEGIMEEVHTYFAPQNWSLLRYDPNSEELYFVISHGIDFDSVKNIRLKKGEGVAGYVVETRKPVFVPDTSIDNRFSDKIDRITGFSTKSVMAVPMIFRDTLYGVIELINRAQGGIFSSDDYLVLQTIADFSAIAFANSLLYEKATTLASIDPLTGLYNVRKLNELTKIWSKEEPVRREDTTNIVAVLLFDIKGLNDINNIGGHKEGDRILKQVSRLLKASLREHDITFRTGGDEFLAIINCDNYFDLKSLVERIIQKLHTITLPDHPHLRIQVSHGLSIGTRNRLSQLIEEARQQKS, encoded by the coding sequence ATGACTACTAACGATATGGACCAACTGTATAAAGTAAAACAGCTGTATGCAAATGTAGGCAAGCTTATCGTTTCCTCTCTAGAACTTGAACACATACTCGAAGGCATTATGGAAGAAGTCCATACCTACTTTGCGCCGCAAAACTGGAGCCTTTTGCGCTATGATCCCAATTCGGAAGAATTATACTTTGTGATATCTCATGGAATTGATTTTGACAGCGTCAAAAACATTCGCCTCAAAAAAGGAGAAGGTGTTGCAGGTTATGTCGTTGAAACAAGGAAGCCTGTATTTGTGCCCGATACCAGCATTGATAATCGCTTCAGCGATAAAATTGACAGAATTACCGGTTTTTCCACAAAATCGGTTATGGCAGTGCCCATGATTTTTCGCGATACCCTTTACGGTGTCATAGAGCTAATTAACAGGGCACAGGGTGGAATCTTTTCATCTGATGATTATTTAGTGTTGCAAACTATAGCTGATTTCAGTGCTATCGCCTTTGCTAATTCCTTGCTGTATGAAAAGGCAACAACCCTTGCATCAATAGACCCACTAACAGGGCTTTATAATGTTCGAAAGCTCAACGAATTAACTAAAATTTGGTCCAAAGAAGAACCTGTTCGCCGCGAGGATACCACCAATATCGTTGCAGTTCTTTTGTTTGACATCAAGGGGTTGAATGATATAAATAACATTGGTGGCCACAAAGAAGGCGATCGTATTTTAAAACAGGTATCGCGCTTGCTAAAAGCAAGCCTCAGGGAACACGATATCACATTCCGCACGGGAGGTGATGAGTTTTTAGCAATTATTAATTGTGACAATTACTTTGATTTAAAATCTCTTGTAGAGCGCATCATACAAAAATTGCACACCATCACACTGCCCGACCATCCTCACCTTAGAATACAGGTAAGCCACGGATTAAGTATTGGCACACGTAATCGATTAAGCCAGCTCATAGAAGAAGCACGGCAGCAGAAATCATGA